A portion of the Corallococcus silvisoli genome contains these proteins:
- a CDS encoding efflux RND transporter periplasmic adaptor subunit, producing MRRLLSFRRFRLLALCICTALLAWAVDRLGNGPELQRSERDRPPPSVPAPREATEPIVGVVVAASDVSMAFRQAGRLEQLRVRVGERVKKEQVLASLDVQEARQELKVAQAQSLAQQAEHRKAELRQRQARVELKRVEVLGAQVSGAELDDARLSEELASVEVSITSARMAEQSARVELLSIRLKNMELRAPFDGQVAALPVPVGGQVAEGQTVIRLLLQEERFRVRFAVPEPVARQLQPGARVEVRDPGAATGGWAFVDWVWPEVDIASRQVFIEASAPLSGGAGATLRVGMPVQLIIDKPGLERGPVKAPPVGLDVVAGNQAAEKAVQ from the coding sequence ATGAGACGTCTCCTTTCCTTCCGCCGCTTTCGCCTGTTAGCGCTGTGCATCTGCACAGCCTTGCTTGCCTGGGCAGTGGATCGACTCGGAAATGGGCCGGAACTCCAGCGCTCCGAACGCGACCGCCCCCCCCCTTCTGTCCCCGCGCCGCGAGAGGCGACCGAGCCCATCGTAGGAGTGGTGGTCGCCGCGAGTGATGTGAGCATGGCCTTTCGACAAGCGGGGCGACTCGAGCAGTTGCGCGTGCGGGTGGGTGAAAGGGTCAAGAAAGAGCAGGTACTGGCATCACTCGATGTCCAGGAGGCCCGCCAGGAGTTGAAGGTCGCTCAGGCACAATCACTCGCGCAGCAGGCGGAGCACCGCAAGGCGGAACTCCGCCAACGGCAGGCGCGGGTGGAACTCAAGCGCGTCGAGGTGCTCGGGGCGCAGGTCTCTGGCGCGGAACTGGACGACGCGAGGCTTTCGGAGGAGCTGGCCTCCGTCGAGGTCTCCATCACCTCCGCGCGCATGGCCGAGCAGTCGGCCCGCGTGGAGTTGCTCTCGATCCGCCTGAAAAACATGGAGCTTCGCGCCCCCTTCGATGGCCAGGTCGCGGCGCTCCCTGTTCCCGTGGGAGGGCAGGTGGCCGAGGGGCAGACCGTCATCCGGCTCCTGTTACAGGAAGAGCGGTTCCGCGTCCGCTTCGCGGTGCCCGAGCCAGTCGCCAGACAGCTTCAACCGGGAGCGCGGGTCGAGGTGCGGGATCCCGGTGCCGCCACCGGGGGATGGGCTTTCGTGGATTGGGTGTGGCCCGAGGTCGACATCGCCTCGCGGCAGGTCTTCATTGAGGCGAGCGCGCCCCTGTCTGGCGGGGCAGGAGCCACCTTGAGGGTCGGGATGCCGGTCCAGCTCATCATCGACAAGCCAGGACTCGAGCGCGGACCCGTGAAGGCGCCCCCAGTCGGCTTGGACGTCGTGGCCGGGAACCAGGCCGCGGAGAAGGCCGTTCAGTGA
- a CDS encoding HlyD family efflux transporter periplasmic adaptor subunit, whose translation MTQEPTKKIYREEALQSFYAGENAPGQVVRLSPASLDHAYWLLAVAFLVVGVVLIFGRLNQYATGPAVVRAQGLIPVSSSQQGVVVAVLVSPGDAVQRGQALVRLHAGAPQAEHERLEREYQVQLMKTLRDPENAVAREALATLTGQREAARAHLEERTLRAPTSGSISDVRVRPGQNLAPGEVAVTVAGENTHFTVVALLPGHQRPFLRPGSPLRFELAGFRYNHQSLVTSQVGNVILGPAEVRRVLGPEMADAVEFSGPQVRVTAEVDDTTFMADGLRLRFYDGMMGRADIPVRRERIILVMFPWLRGLRSNDG comes from the coding sequence GTGACCCAGGAACCCACCAAGAAGATCTACCGCGAGGAGGCGCTGCAGTCCTTCTACGCGGGGGAGAACGCACCTGGCCAGGTCGTGCGGCTGTCACCTGCATCGCTGGACCATGCCTACTGGCTGCTGGCGGTGGCGTTTCTGGTGGTGGGCGTGGTGCTGATATTCGGCCGGCTGAACCAATACGCCACCGGCCCCGCGGTGGTTCGAGCCCAGGGGCTCATCCCGGTCTCCTCGAGCCAGCAGGGCGTGGTGGTGGCGGTCCTCGTCTCACCGGGAGACGCTGTCCAGCGCGGGCAGGCCCTCGTGCGCCTGCACGCGGGCGCCCCCCAGGCGGAGCATGAGCGGCTCGAGCGCGAGTACCAGGTCCAGCTCATGAAGACCCTGCGTGATCCAGAGAACGCGGTCGCCCGGGAAGCACTCGCCACGCTGACGGGCCAGCGTGAGGCCGCGCGGGCCCATCTGGAGGAGCGAACCCTGCGGGCGCCGACGTCCGGGAGCATCTCGGATGTGCGCGTCCGGCCGGGACAGAACCTCGCGCCAGGCGAGGTGGCCGTGACGGTGGCGGGGGAGAACACGCACTTCACGGTGGTGGCCCTGCTCCCCGGCCACCAGCGCCCCTTCCTGCGGCCAGGCAGTCCCCTGCGCTTCGAGCTCGCCGGGTTTCGCTACAACCACCAGTCCCTGGTGACGAGCCAGGTGGGCAACGTCATCCTGGGCCCCGCCGAGGTGCGCCGCGTGCTTGGGCCCGAAATGGCGGACGCCGTCGAGTTCTCCGGTCCCCAGGTGAGAGTGACCGCCGAGGTCGATGACACGACCTTCATGGCCGATGGCCTGCGGCTGCGCTTCTACGACGGGATGATGGGGCGCGCCGACATTCCGGTGCGGCGTGAGCGCATCATCCTGGTGATGTTTCCCTGGCTGAGAGGGCTGCGCTCGAATGATGGATGA
- a CDS encoding peptidase domain-containing ABC transporter, whose product MRGIPVIQQHTVNECGIASLAMVLTYFGRPTALEELRELVAPSRSGVSARDLLETGRLFGLRGRGVALDIKDLEFLDPGTILHWDLNHYVVFERYEGDSIRIVDPAMGRRTVPLEQVRRSLSGVGLLFEPTEALRPARAQRSAWEVLQHLAMSSGTISRLVVVSVFLQLLALFVPAYTTVVVDRILPRADHELFLLFMGGAAILFCFHLATGWVRQFLVLYLRVRLSLGLKLEFMERLLRLPYAFFQVRSIGDLHERLQSTTQIQNTLSATVVASLLDGLFTLLYLGALILVDVSAGLLVLGLGSLQVLCLVFSLRTRKQLLDSELHLQGRSSALAAEMMRGIETLKTMGGEFRALQQWTDRFTELLNAQLHRGRIESMLDGLLRAIQYGSPLVVLGYGSHLVLRGQLSLGMMLGLFALAVGFLTPLGSFVSTTVELNYVRAHLERIQDVFQAKPEQAGEGLKQPPRLEGRVELQNVSFRYGTFAPYVVRNLSVRIEPGQFVAIVGRSGSGKTTLARLLIGLSIPEEGLVRFDGVDIREYDLSLLRRQCGVVTQSPFLFHQTIRNNIAAGDPTATLDDVTRAAEQACIHDDIVEIPGGYATLLAENGATLSGGQIQRLALARALLPKPRILLLDEATSALDAATERAVQENLARLQCTRIIIAHRLSTIWNADLILVVDEGHICERGTHEELMKLGGLYAKLVSAQLSAAR is encoded by the coding sequence ATGCGTGGCATCCCGGTCATCCAGCAGCACACCGTGAACGAGTGCGGCATTGCCTCACTGGCCATGGTGCTCACCTACTTCGGCCGCCCCACCGCGCTCGAGGAGCTGCGAGAGCTGGTCGCCCCGAGCAGGTCCGGTGTTTCCGCGAGGGACCTGCTGGAGACGGGCCGGCTGTTCGGATTGCGCGGGCGAGGGGTGGCGCTGGACATCAAGGACCTGGAGTTCCTCGACCCAGGAACCATCCTCCACTGGGACCTCAACCACTACGTCGTCTTCGAGCGATACGAGGGCGACAGCATCCGCATCGTCGACCCAGCCATGGGGCGGCGGACAGTGCCCCTCGAGCAGGTCCGCCGCTCGCTGTCGGGGGTCGGGTTGCTCTTCGAGCCTACCGAGGCACTCCGCCCGGCCAGGGCCCAGCGCAGCGCGTGGGAGGTCCTCCAGCACCTGGCCATGAGTTCTGGGACGATCAGCCGGCTCGTCGTGGTTTCCGTCTTCCTGCAGCTGCTGGCCTTGTTCGTCCCCGCCTACACCACCGTGGTGGTGGACCGGATCCTTCCCCGGGCGGATCACGAGCTGTTCCTCCTCTTCATGGGAGGCGCCGCCATCCTCTTCTGCTTCCACCTCGCGACGGGCTGGGTCCGACAGTTCCTCGTGCTGTACCTGCGGGTCCGTCTCAGCCTGGGGCTCAAGCTCGAGTTCATGGAGCGGCTGCTGCGCCTGCCCTACGCCTTCTTCCAGGTGCGGTCGATTGGCGACCTCCACGAACGGCTCCAGAGCACCACCCAGATCCAGAACACGCTCTCCGCGACGGTGGTGGCCTCCCTGCTCGATGGCCTCTTCACCCTGCTCTACCTGGGGGCGCTCATCCTGGTCGATGTCTCGGCGGGGCTGCTCGTCCTAGGGCTCGGGTCACTCCAAGTCCTCTGCCTGGTGTTCTCGCTCCGGACCCGCAAGCAGTTATTGGACTCCGAGCTCCATCTGCAGGGGCGATCATCCGCCCTGGCCGCGGAGATGATGCGGGGCATCGAGACGCTGAAGACGATGGGAGGGGAGTTCCGGGCGCTCCAGCAGTGGACGGACCGATTCACCGAACTGCTCAACGCACAGCTCCACCGGGGCCGGATCGAGAGCATGCTGGACGGGCTCCTGCGGGCCATCCAGTACGGCTCGCCGCTCGTGGTTCTTGGCTACGGCTCGCACCTGGTGCTCAGGGGGCAGCTCTCCCTGGGAATGATGCTGGGGCTCTTCGCGCTGGCAGTGGGGTTCCTCACCCCGCTCGGGTCGTTCGTCAGCACCACCGTCGAGCTCAATTATGTACGGGCGCACCTGGAGCGCATCCAGGACGTCTTCCAGGCAAAGCCAGAGCAGGCCGGGGAGGGGCTCAAGCAGCCTCCCCGGCTGGAGGGCCGGGTGGAGTTGCAGAACGTGAGCTTCCGGTATGGAACCTTCGCTCCGTATGTGGTGCGAAACCTGTCCGTGCGCATCGAACCCGGTCAATTCGTCGCCATCGTCGGGCGCTCGGGGTCGGGGAAGACGACCCTGGCCCGTCTGCTGATTGGCCTCTCCATTCCAGAGGAGGGGCTGGTCCGCTTCGATGGCGTGGACATCCGCGAATACGACCTCTCCCTCCTGCGGCGGCAGTGCGGCGTGGTGACGCAGAGTCCCTTCCTCTTCCACCAGACGATCCGGAACAACATCGCCGCGGGAGATCCCACGGCCACCCTTGATGATGTCACCCGTGCGGCGGAGCAGGCCTGCATCCACGACGATATCGTTGAGATTCCAGGAGGCTACGCCACCCTGCTGGCCGAGAATGGCGCGACCCTCTCCGGGGGCCAGATTCAACGACTGGCGCTCGCTCGCGCCCTGCTGCCCAAACCGCGAATCTTGTTGCTCGACGAGGCGACGAGCGCCCTGGATGCGGCGACGGAGCGCGCGGTTCAGGAGAACCTGGCACGACTCCAATGCACCCGCATCATCATCGCACACCGGTTGAGCACCATCTGGAACGCGGACCTCATCCTGGTCGTTGACGAGGGGCATATCTGTGAGCGCGGGACGCACGAGGAGCTGATGAAGCTGGGCGGCCTCTACGCCAAGCTGGTGTCCGCGCAGCTCTCCGCCGCGCGCTGA